CACCCATGATTCCACCGAGTGCAAGGAGTTTCTCCCCGTCGGTTATGAGCACCTCTCCTCCAGAAAATTCATAGGTCTTCCCGTCTAATAGTAACATCTTTTCTCCCGGTCTTGCGTCCCTAACAACGATTCTTCCGCTTAGCTTCGCAAGGTCAAATGCGTGAACCGGATGCCCAGTTTCAAGCATCACATAGTTCGTTATATCAACAATGTTGTTTATTGGTCTGATTCCTGATGCAATCAATCTCTTTTGCATCCACACCGGGCTTGGACCAACTTTGACGTTTCTGATTACCCTTGCCGTGTACCTCCAGCATCCTTCGGTCTCTATGTAAACATCAACTCTATCGTTTCCTTGTGCACTTTTAACAGCCGGTATGGGAAAGTGCGGTCTACGTTTCAATCCCGCAGAGAGTTCCCTTGTAACTCCGAAGTACGAGAGCACATCCGGACGATTTGGAGTGATTTCCATCTCAAAGTACCAGTCGTTTAAACCGAGCAACTTGATAACATCTGCCCCGAGCGGTAATTGCTCATCAGTCATATAAACATGTTCGCTTTTTTGTTCGAGTCCCAATTCCTCCAAGGAACACATCATACCCTGTGAAGGGACACCGCGCATGACCTTTTCTTCGATTTCCAAACCGCTTACAAGCCTTGCCCCTTGCAGCGCGACATACACGTACTTAGCAGGTTGCACGGAAAGATCTGCCGTCAGTATAGTTCTATATTCATTACCAATATTCACCTTACAAACGACCAACTTATCAGCCTGTGGATGCTTCTCGACACTTTCGATACGCCCAACAACGATTGGACCACGAAGTGGAAAGACAGGACCTTCCTCACCAACATCAAAGCCCAGCTTTGGCAAATAATCGGAAACTTCTTCTTTGCTAACATCGATGTACTGATTAAGCCATTCCAAAGAAACTCTCACAAAGAGCACCTCCTACATAAAAATATGGTATAAATAATTTAGCTTAAAAAAATTGAGGGCAGGACAACTTATGTCACCTTGGCTTTTAAGCCATTTAAGGAGTCTGTTGCCTGCCTTTAACCATGATTAGTTGGTTGGGCTTTCAGCCCTCGTCAGCATGGAGGATTGGTTCAGCAGGCTCCCTGCCCTCATCATTCGAAAGGAGGATTTTTCATGGATAACTTCCCTGTTTTCGTCGGCATCGATGTTTCCAAGGATAAGTTCAACGTCTGCGCTATCTCTAATCCCAGTTCCATCATCTTCGAATCTTCTTTCGATATGTCCCAGCAAGGCTTTTCCTCCTTCGCAAACAAACTCTCTGCCTTCCCAAAACAATCCATCATCATCGCTATGGAATCTACTGGCTGTTATCATCTCAACCTTCTGGCTTTCCTTTCTTCCAACGACTTTGCTTGCGCTGTTTTTAATCCTCTAACTGTTAAAAACTTTGCTTCTCTTCGAAAGACCAAAACCGACAAAATCGATGCTCGCATTATCGCTACTGCTTTGTTTTACCTACAACATCAAATTCCTTCTTCTGCTTTTGTCAACTCTGAGCTTCGTGATATTGTCAGAGCACGCGAAAACATTATCCACCGCATCGCAAAAGTTAAAGGCAATATCGAAAAACTGCTCAACGTTCTTTTCCCTGAACTCGAAAGAGTTACCAATATCTACAGTGACACTATCCTCAATCTTCTTTCTCATTTCCCTTCTGCCAAGGCTATTCAAAAGGCTCGTAATCTGGATGTGTTCTTTTCCAAAGACCGTGGCAGAAGTACAAAACTTAATGCTCAAAAACTTAAAGAACTCGCTAATAACTCGATTGCTCAATATTGGCCGATGAAAGAAAAGATTCTTGTGCAAAATATCAAAGAACTACAATTTTTACAGCAACAGCTTGAAGAATACGACAAGATGATGAAAGAATATTGCGAATGTAGTGCGATAAACCTTGATATCGAGATACTCACGTCAATACCAGGTATTGGTGAAAACAGCGCGATGCATTTCTTGGCAGAAGTTGGAGATATCTCAAGATTTAGTACATACAAAAAACTCATTGCGTATTGTGGACTCGATCCAAGCATTGCCCAATCAGGCAAAAGCAAAGTAGAAGGACACATATCGAAAAGGGGCAATGCCCACCTAAGACGAATACTATGGCTAATGGCAGTGAGTGTAGTGATTCACAACGAATATTTCCGAACATACTATGAACGAAAAAGGCAGCAAGGTATACCGTACAAAAAAGCGATAATGTCAGTAGTACACAAGTTATTGCGAACGTTGTACGCAATGTTGAGAAAGAAAGAGAAGTTCAATATTGATTATGCTATCTCACACTCAAAACAAAAATTTAATTTTGCATAGTTGACTCCCAATTACTTCATTGATTGGTTTTAAAATATCAACATTTTCCAAATCACGGTAATCACAATCGCAGATAAAGGGCTTATCCACCAAGTGTAGAGATTTGTTCGCTCACGTTTCCAAAATTTGTAGAGAAAACCGAGTGCCAGTGAAAGTATAGCCAACCAATAGCTTTTGCCAAGGAAAAATACGTAAAAAGCCAATCGTTCGGAAATCCCGTCCAAATCGTTGTAATTCTCATCCCCGGGATAAAAATTCTTGAAGACATAAGTCACTGCCATTGTTACGACAGCCATCCCGAGCAAATACAACGCAAATTCCTTTGATATGTACGAATAGACAAACAAATCCGCTACCAGAAAATTCAGAATCAGTGCGACAACTAATTCTGAAAGTTCAAGGATGTGTAATTTCATCCTGTCAGATTGAATCTTTGTTCTTATAATATCACCTGCAACGTGAATGGCTATCATTGTGAGTAAAACGACGATACCCCTTGTGCTCTTGAGTAGTGTGTCGAATGTGAACGCAAGGAACGCAAAAATCGACCAAATGATGTGTTCGATGAGTTTGTAACCTTTGTAATGTCTGATCTTTGCGTTATCCGTAAATCCATGGTCTGCTACAAAGTGGGCTAAAAACAAATGCACCATCAAACTGACCTCCTTCGAAGACTACTTGGAATTCTAACCTATTTTGAAAATCAAGAGTCCCTCACTTGTCATAAGGTAAAGCTTGTCTTCCCATACTGTAGCATCGTAAACTATCCCAGCTACATCTTCAACAATCCTGTGAATGCGTCTTGCTGAAACATCTATAAGCGTGATGAAACTATCGCCTACAGCAACGACGAAATTACCAGACCTGTACAGTCCAAGATTGCCTATCCATCCTTCGCCGGTGTAGGCATAATTGCCTAGTTTGTCGAAAATGAGTAAACCGTATGCGCGCGTTGTCGCTAAGATATAATCATCGGCTACTATTGCGTATGTAAGGTCGTAGCTGTTCCTCAACCCCAACGGTGCGGTGTATTTCACTCCGTATAGGTATCTATAGACCTCCCTATTAGTCATAAAGAGTATCTCATTTCCATCGTATATAACCTTTCCATAAACACCACGTAGCGTGGCTAAAACATTCCCAGTGTTATCAACGAAATCTACTTTATCATTGCTTCTGGGCTTTGCGAAAATAGCGTAGTCTTTCGTAGCAATGAAGTCATCAGAAGGTGTCTGTTCGAAAGCCACCGTATCTGCCAATTTTCGGTAGTACACCTTCGTTTGTGTTCCATAGCTAACCCCATCGATCGTCTCTTTCAACCCCATTATGTACTCTTCCCATACTCTTGTTCCAGCTATGTAAAGTCCTTTCTCGTCAGCTGTATATACTATTCCGCCATAAACGGCAACTTGAGTACCTGGGTAATTGTAGCTCCTCAAGAACTTTACATAAGGATTGTCTCCTATCTTCCATTCATCAACGTAGAATTGTTCAGCAGAGCCGGAAGTTATGAATCGCTCGAAAACTTTCTCTTTTTCACTTCTCACACGTTCCGCAAATGTATCGTCCTTGTAAGCCGGAATTTGTGGAATTTCGAAAGCGAAAAATCTCTTGATCTCCTCAATGAACCCTTCAGATGAATAAAAGTCATTCCAACTGCCGTTGAATATCTTCAAAGTCATATAAGGAAGTCTTGCAGAATTCTTTGTAACGACCCCATCGCCTAAATTCATCGTGAGCTCAGGATAAAGTTTTTCAAGTAAACTCCCACCAACATCTATCGATAAGGGAGGTGTATTTCCCATATATGCTATCGTAGGGATATCAGTCCTATATGGGAAGTACTGCAAGCGTTTCAAAAATTCAGAATTTGGCAAGACATCGGAATAATAAATATTAACAGCTTCGATGTATGACTTCAGATAACCTTGTAACGTTGCTACAACGCTCTCAGGCAGGTTGTACAGTAACGCTGCGGCAGATGGTTTCGATGCGTACACAGTCGTAGCCAGGCGTGGGTCTACTACATTTGTCCCGTAAAATGGTGTTGACACATACGCTACCTTTCTTATATTCTTTATCTCTGGATGTGTTGCCAAGCAATAGTACAAGATAAGTCCTCCAACTTCATGAGCTAAGACATCGAATTGAACATCTGGATACCTTTTCAGTTCCTGCGCCAGTCGTTCCGCTTCAAAAAGGATGGGACTTGGGATTGGATTAGATTCTCGGAACGCCTTAAACGCTCGCGTGTAGTTGTACGATTTCGTATCGTTAAGTGGATACCTGTAGACGTAAATCGACCTTTCTGGGAAAACACCCTGCCATGTTGAAAGCGGTGTAACCTTTGCTGATTCGTAATAGCCCGCAAAATTCGCATCACTACCGGGAATGATAAGAATAGGAGGATAAGCGGAAACTACACGATACACTTCTTGAATACCAGTTTTTAAGACCTTTCCCGGAACAGAAACAACACCTAGCCAGCGAGGAACTACGAAAAAACTCGCCTCAACAAAATATCCTCTGCTATCCTTATCTATAAAACTCCCTGAGATAATGTTGTAAACTTTCCCGTCACTGCTCAAACCGGCAAAAGCGAGCGCATTCGAATCGTTGCTTCCAATAAGCCTGGAGGGGAAATAATACCTCACCTTTATTGGTAGTGTCGCCATGTCGTACCGTCCATCGCTAGGTATCAACTCGTAAATAGGACTCACAAAATTACCAGAGCTAAGCACACCTTGGACTGAGTCCTGCGAAACTACTCGCACCTTGAACGATTTCTCATAGGGAAATGCACCTGTTGGTATTGAAATGATAAGATTCTCAACAGTTTGTGTCCCTTCTGATAAAATCGCCTCAGGTAATTTTGGCCGAAATAACAACGCTATCAAAATACCAAGTAACACTATTGCACCAACAACAGAAAAGAACAAGACCTTCCTGTGCCAAAGAGAGGTCAAGAAAAATTTTAGCTTTTCTAATAATACTCCTAAGCCTTTCTGTGTTTTGGCTTGCTCTTTCGATTCAGGCTTCTTTGGTTCTT
The DNA window shown above is from Fervidobacterium changbaicum and carries:
- a CDS encoding IS110 family transposase yields the protein MDNFPVFVGIDVSKDKFNVCAISNPSSIIFESSFDMSQQGFSSFANKLSAFPKQSIIIAMESTGCYHLNLLAFLSSNDFACAVFNPLTVKNFASLRKTKTDKIDARIIATALFYLQHQIPSSAFVNSELRDIVRARENIIHRIAKVKGNIEKLLNVLFPELERVTNIYSDTILNLLSHFPSAKAIQKARNLDVFFSKDRGRSTKLNAQKLKELANNSIAQYWPMKEKILVQNIKELQFLQQQLEEYDKMMKEYCECSAINLDIEILTSIPGIGENSAMHFLAEVGDISRFSTYKKLIAYCGLDPSIAQSGKSKVEGHISKRGNAHLRRILWLMAVSVVIHNEYFRTYYERKRQQGIPYKKAIMSVVHKLLRTLYAMLRKKEKFNIDYAISHSKQKFNFA